In Treponema sp. OMZ 798, the following proteins share a genomic window:
- the ispG gene encoding (E)-4-hydroxy-3-methylbut-2-enyl-diphosphate synthase, whose translation MNSICLPRKIEIGGKGQVKKLTLGGSSPILLQTMWKESLLGADLYAIAKRLNEFEQLGCDLVRFAVPDMDSAEQFVKLTRLTTMPLVADIHFDYKLALRCMDGDTAKIRINPGNIGSKEKTEAVIQKAKDTGTAIRIGVNSGSLPSALKKQIEEIKSKQNLSTDKKTFEDEISALRAEALTEAAAQEIEIFDKAGFKDAVVSMKASNVWETVRANEIFAKKFDNPLHLGVTEAGPLIQGIVKSTIAFYRLLEQNIGSTIRVSLSDSCENEIIAGREILTECGKRQGGIRLVSCPRCGRKGFDVQGFVKRWQTRLLSEKKDISIAVMGCVVNGPGEGKHADLGITGAEDSVIIFKHGSITKRLDLKNLTEEEKIEAVDKAFNEELQSL comes from the coding sequence ATGAACTCGATATGCTTACCGCGAAAAATCGAAATCGGCGGAAAAGGACAGGTTAAAAAACTTACTCTTGGAGGATCTTCCCCAATCTTACTTCAAACCATGTGGAAAGAAAGCCTATTGGGTGCGGATCTCTATGCTATTGCAAAAAGACTAAACGAGTTCGAACAATTAGGCTGCGATCTTGTACGTTTCGCAGTTCCCGACATGGATTCTGCGGAACAATTTGTAAAACTTACCCGATTGACTACGATGCCCCTTGTGGCGGATATTCATTTTGATTATAAGCTGGCTCTGCGCTGTATGGACGGGGACACTGCAAAAATACGCATCAATCCGGGCAACATCGGTTCAAAAGAAAAGACCGAAGCGGTTATACAAAAAGCAAAGGATACGGGAACGGCAATACGAATAGGAGTAAACTCAGGCTCACTTCCTTCCGCCTTAAAAAAACAAATAGAAGAAATAAAATCGAAACAGAACCTCAGTACAGATAAAAAAACCTTTGAAGATGAGATTTCCGCTTTAAGAGCCGAGGCCTTAACGGAAGCTGCAGCACAGGAAATAGAAATCTTTGATAAAGCCGGTTTTAAAGATGCCGTAGTGTCGATGAAGGCTTCCAATGTATGGGAAACGGTTAGAGCAAACGAAATCTTTGCTAAAAAATTTGATAATCCCCTTCATCTGGGTGTTACCGAGGCAGGCCCCTTGATTCAGGGCATTGTAAAAAGCACGATAGCCTTTTACCGGCTTTTGGAGCAAAACATAGGAAGCACCATAAGAGTAAGCCTTTCCGACTCTTGTGAAAATGAAATTATAGCCGGAAGGGAGATATTAACCGAGTGCGGTAAAAGGCAGGGCGGAATAAGACTCGTATCCTGCCCGAGATGCGGAAGAAAGGGCTTTGATGTTCAAGGCTTTGTAAAACGCTGGCAGACAAGACTCTTATCAGAAAAAAAAGACATAAGCATTGCAGTGATGGGCTGTGTGGTAAACGGCCCCGGAGAAGGCAAACACGCAGACCTTGGAATTACCGGAGCCGAAGACTCCGTTATTATATTTAAACACGGATCAATTACTAAGCGGTTGGATTTAAAAAATTTAACCGAAGAAGAAAAAATTGAGGCAGTAGATAAGGCCTTTAATGAGGAGCTTCAAAGTTTATGA
- a CDS encoding lipopolysaccharide assembly protein LapB produces MKKQLKTIFIVLCIFYFYSTIFCLEAVDKNERPWHLLEQAKIQIEKGEFGLALHLTNKARDLHKAQIEEKYNYMFNALKPKRVKLEGDNISDVYAILNKREDYDACKILDDIFLTHPPVFFDKSISKLMSWLEKRKALPETDFMAGQIYFAEGDYEQAMHYYKEAWNARMFLEIPDERFNIIYALADTSKLLRKYDEQEKYLLLVLTEDPIYGTTNLESDALQAMIKTITSEKTTEKFFLLYRNRNPIALKAYMDLTDIYLEAGKTRRSLATAVLASIIAITNLDDVISKDDYNYEYTEFASLLHKLNRKPEIILWAEKQNFWRSFMNLADALSKNGNFEQASYLYSKLAESIPSIKYAQEALYKKEQLNKKSL; encoded by the coding sequence ATGAAAAAACAATTAAAAACTATTTTTATTGTATTATGTATTTTTTATTTTTACTCAACCATTTTTTGTCTGGAAGCAGTGGATAAAAACGAAAGGCCTTGGCATCTTTTAGAACAGGCAAAAATTCAAATTGAAAAAGGAGAGTTCGGTCTGGCTCTTCACTTAACAAATAAGGCACGAGATCTTCATAAGGCACAAATAGAAGAAAAATACAATTATATGTTCAATGCCTTAAAGCCGAAAAGAGTAAAACTCGAGGGAGATAACATTTCGGACGTCTATGCAATCTTAAATAAGAGAGAAGACTATGATGCATGTAAAATCTTGGATGATATTTTTTTAACTCATCCGCCGGTATTTTTTGATAAGTCTATCTCAAAATTAATGTCATGGCTCGAAAAACGAAAAGCCCTTCCTGAAACCGATTTTATGGCAGGTCAAATTTACTTTGCCGAAGGAGATTATGAACAAGCCATGCACTATTATAAGGAAGCATGGAATGCACGCATGTTTTTGGAAATTCCTGATGAGCGCTTCAATATAATCTACGCACTTGCCGACACATCAAAGCTTTTGCGTAAGTACGACGAACAGGAAAAATACCTTTTGCTTGTTTTAACCGAGGACCCGATATACGGAACCACAAATTTAGAAAGCGATGCCCTTCAAGCGATGATCAAAACAATAACCTCAGAAAAAACAACGGAAAAATTCTTTTTGTTGTACAGAAACCGTAATCCGATAGCCTTAAAAGCCTACATGGATTTAACGGACATATATTTGGAAGCCGGCAAAACAAGAAGATCTCTTGCAACTGCTGTTTTAGCTTCCATAATAGCAATAACAAATCTTGATGATGTTATCTCCAAAGATGACTATAATTACGAATATACGGAATTTGCAAGTCTACTTCATAAACTTAACCGAAAACCTGAGATAATACTGTGGGCCGAAAAACAAAATTTTTGGAGGTCCTTTATGAATCTTGCAGATGCTCTTTCAAAAAACGGAAATTTTGAACAAGCATCTTATCTTTATTCAAAATTAGCCGAGTCAATTCCTTCAATAAAATATGCACAAGAAGCCTTATATAAGAAAGAACAGCTAAACAAAAAATCGTTATAA
- a CDS encoding zinc dependent phospholipase C family protein, whose protein sequence is MPDFYAHYMHGQRVFALLSPEIAGGISNKNLYNLGLQGPDFLYFHKPFKKNNNLVLQLAKDIHNKNCTDFFDSVLTKIKIEPKTDEFSYIMGFIGHFGLDSCCHPYVNDMVVEMKRDHAEIEMEFEKFLLKQDGFHPFRYKAHDYIDISEKEAEAVANIYRCLLPSMAKEDILRSFRTFKMGKRFFYAPTKFSQGLKLFLIKILGLYDFLQGHIIRAADHAKSEITNKKLFSLYNNSIEITAELMENFSKNLKDNKPFLDRFNYNFS, encoded by the coding sequence ATGCCTGATTTTTACGCACATTATATGCATGGACAAAGGGTTTTTGCTCTATTGTCTCCGGAAATTGCCGGCGGAATTTCAAATAAAAATTTATATAATCTCGGTTTACAGGGGCCTGATTTTTTGTATTTTCATAAGCCCTTTAAAAAGAATAATAATCTTGTTTTGCAGCTTGCAAAGGATATCCATAATAAAAATTGCACTGATTTTTTTGATTCTGTATTAACCAAGATAAAAATTGAACCGAAAACCGATGAATTTTCATATATCATGGGCTTTATAGGTCACTTCGGTTTGGACAGCTGCTGTCATCCCTATGTAAATGACATGGTCGTAGAAATGAAAAGGGATCATGCCGAGATCGAAATGGAATTTGAAAAATTTTTATTAAAGCAGGATGGTTTCCATCCTTTTAGGTATAAGGCTCATGATTATATAGATATAAGTGAAAAAGAAGCTGAAGCCGTTGCAAATATTTACAGATGTCTTCTGCCCTCAATGGCAAAAGAAGATATTTTACGCTCATTCCGAACATTTAAAATGGGAAAACGTTTTTTTTATGCACCTACAAAATTCTCTCAAGGCTTAAAACTTTTTTTAATTAAGATTTTAGGTCTTTACGATTTTTTACAGGGACACATTATCAGAGCGGCTGATCATGCTAAAAGTGAAATTACAAATAAAAAACTTTTTTCTCTTTACAATAACTCTATAGAAATAACAGCCGAGTTAATGGAAAATTTTTCTAAAAACCTGAAAGATAATAAACCTTTTTTAGACCGCTTCAATTATAATTTTTCTTAA
- a CDS encoding BCCT family transporter, whose product MNTEDELGVKSLELKDKNEIDWLITVLPLAVIICLTVLVLFFPVESMQAVDALWYVFVNKLGFFYILLGLGLVFTAIGLAFSRFGTVKLGNMEKPRYGNFAWGSMIFTSTMAADILYWSLIEWAYYFGESPFGLSSLSLAERQDWAAAYPLFHWGITPWAFHIVPAVAFAYMLHVRGRTKQKLSESCRPIFGDKIDGPVGKMIDVFSVIGLLAGTATTFSLATPLLSLAVSTIFGIPQGKILTLSILLIIAAVYTAAVLLGLRGISQLAKISVVSFCVLLGLVFIASPKIYIIETSITGIGKVIQNFFSMSTWMDPLRISGEGGAGFPQNWTIFYWAYWIAWFVATPFFIGTISEGRTIKNTIIGGLICGIAGTYCSFIILGNYGLHLQAHGILDAASAIKEMEASQVILQILNTLPYAKIVLGVLIITMIAFYSSTFDAITLVIASYSQTNLEKHAEPKKGLRAFWAIVFIMLPAALILVGTNLNQLQSLSIIAAFPLGIIIILIVISLFKELKHNGGYR is encoded by the coding sequence ATGAACACTGAAGATGAATTAGGCGTAAAGTCGCTTGAATTAAAGGATAAAAATGAAATTGACTGGCTTATAACCGTATTACCCCTTGCGGTAATAATATGTTTGACTGTATTAGTTTTATTTTTTCCGGTAGAATCGATGCAGGCGGTTGATGCCTTGTGGTATGTTTTTGTAAATAAACTGGGCTTTTTTTATATACTGCTTGGTTTGGGCCTTGTTTTTACGGCCATAGGTTTAGCCTTTTCCCGTTTCGGTACTGTAAAACTTGGAAACATGGAAAAACCTCGTTACGGAAATTTTGCATGGGGTTCCATGATTTTTACCTCGACTATGGCCGCCGATATTCTTTATTGGTCGCTTATAGAGTGGGCATACTATTTTGGCGAAAGTCCTTTTGGCCTATCTTCCCTTTCTCTTGCGGAAAGACAGGATTGGGCAGCTGCCTACCCCTTATTCCATTGGGGCATAACTCCGTGGGCCTTTCATATAGTTCCTGCCGTCGCCTTTGCCTACATGCTTCATGTAAGGGGAAGAACGAAGCAAAAACTGTCGGAAAGCTGCCGCCCGATTTTTGGGGATAAGATTGACGGGCCTGTAGGAAAGATGATAGATGTTTTTTCCGTAATAGGCTTATTGGCAGGAACTGCCACAACCTTTTCGCTTGCGACTCCTCTTTTGTCCTTAGCTGTGTCCACTATTTTTGGTATTCCGCAAGGAAAGATTTTAACCCTTTCCATTCTTCTTATAATAGCGGCTGTATACACGGCTGCCGTTTTATTGGGGCTAAGAGGAATTTCCCAACTTGCAAAAATTTCGGTCGTGTCTTTTTGTGTTCTTCTCGGCCTTGTCTTTATAGCTTCGCCTAAAATCTATATAATCGAAACAAGTATAACCGGCATTGGAAAGGTTATACAAAACTTTTTTTCTATGTCCACATGGATGGACCCTTTGCGTATTTCGGGAGAAGGCGGAGCCGGATTCCCTCAAAACTGGACAATATTTTATTGGGCCTACTGGATAGCATGGTTTGTTGCAACTCCATTTTTTATCGGAACAATTTCCGAGGGCCGCACAATAAAGAACACCATAATAGGCGGGCTTATCTGCGGCATAGCCGGAACCTATTGCTCTTTTATAATACTCGGAAATTACGGGCTTCATTTACAAGCTCACGGAATTTTAGATGCTGCTTCAGCCATAAAAGAAATGGAGGCTTCTCAAGTTATTTTGCAAATTCTTAACACTCTTCCATATGCAAAAATTGTTTTGGGCGTTTTGATAATTACTATGATAGCCTTTTATTCGAGTACCTTTGATGCAATTACTTTGGTAATAGCGTCCTATTCACAAACCAACTTGGAGAAGCATGCAGAACCTAAAAAGGGCTTAAGGGCTTTTTGGGCTATAGTTTTTATAATGCTGCCGGCTGCCTTGATTCTTGTGGGAACTAATTTAAACCAGCTTCAAAGCCTTTCGATTATAGCAGCCTTTCCTTTAGGGATTATCATAATTTTGATAGTTATAAGTCTTTTTAAGGAACTCAAACACAACGGAGGATATAGGTAG
- a CDS encoding phosphotransferase yields the protein MKRRYFQIIKLMQKDMDISQRDVAKRLKISLAYVNKILFDMEHDGFLYTEGVPPFGKKRLTEKALKAFEECRVDNAIVMAAGFGSRFVPLTYATPKGLLEVFGERMIERQIEQLNAAGINDITIVVGYLKETFEYLIDKYGVKLVYNPDFKSKNNLSTLYHVREKLKSTYILSSDNWLRENMYHSHEYDSWYSAVKVSGKTNEWILKTGLHDKIMDVKVGGRNGWVMYGPVYFSKEFSEKIRPLIEEAYERDDTDDWYWEDVYMRNIKELTMFANKQGEHQVYEFESLDDIRLFDSSYLLSSHDKWLELISTVFKRPEHSITNLKPLKFGMTNKSFLFEFEGEEYIFRIPGEGTEALINRKEEYEVYKAISSLNLSDSIIYFDPEKGVKITKFIPNSHNADARSPEDLKKCMKVARRLHESGLKVDHSFDLRERMDYYEKIANEKNGIFYHDYHEVRLLMNELLEIVEKMEKPQVLSHIDLVPDNFIINGEDVHLIDWEYAAMCDPLIDLAMFSIYAYYDNKELENLMEIYFERPVKKEERIRIYCYVALSGFLWALWTCYKEALGVSFGDYGLKMYRYAKDYYKKVKEIMDNEH from the coding sequence ATGAAAAGAAGATATTTTCAAATTATAAAACTCATGCAAAAAGATATGGATATTTCGCAAAGAGATGTTGCAAAAAGATTAAAAATATCCTTAGCCTATGTAAATAAAATTTTATTCGATATGGAGCATGACGGTTTTTTATATACCGAAGGGGTTCCTCCTTTTGGAAAAAAGCGGCTTACCGAGAAGGCTTTAAAAGCCTTTGAAGAGTGCAGGGTTGATAATGCTATAGTTATGGCTGCCGGTTTCGGTTCACGCTTTGTTCCATTAACCTATGCAACTCCTAAGGGCTTGCTGGAAGTTTTTGGGGAAAGGATGATAGAAAGGCAGATTGAACAGCTCAATGCTGCCGGTATTAACGATATAACCATAGTTGTAGGCTATCTAAAGGAAACCTTTGAATATTTGATAGATAAGTACGGTGTAAAGCTCGTATATAATCCCGATTTTAAGAGTAAAAATAATCTTTCCACCCTTTATCATGTAAGAGAGAAACTTAAAAGCACCTATATTCTTTCAAGCGATAATTGGCTTAGGGAGAACATGTATCATTCCCATGAGTATGATTCATGGTATTCTGCCGTTAAGGTAAGCGGCAAGACAAATGAGTGGATTTTAAAAACAGGCTTACACGATAAAATTATGGATGTAAAGGTCGGAGGCCGAAACGGCTGGGTTATGTACGGCCCTGTTTATTTTTCAAAAGAATTTTCCGAAAAGATACGCCCCTTGATTGAAGAAGCCTATGAAAGGGATGATACCGATGATTGGTACTGGGAAGATGTTTATATGCGGAATATCAAAGAGCTTACCATGTTTGCAAACAAACAGGGAGAGCATCAGGTTTATGAATTTGAATCTCTTGACGATATCCGCCTATTCGATTCATCCTATCTCCTTTCATCCCATGATAAATGGCTTGAACTTATCTCAACTGTTTTTAAACGTCCTGAGCACAGCATAACAAATCTAAAGCCCTTAAAATTCGGAATGACAAACAAATCTTTTTTGTTTGAATTTGAAGGTGAAGAATATATTTTTAGAATACCGGGAGAGGGGACCGAAGCCCTTATCAACAGAAAAGAAGAGTATGAGGTTTACAAGGCGATTTCCAGCTTAAATTTAAGTGACTCAATTATTTACTTTGATCCCGAAAAAGGGGTGAAGATAACCAAGTTTATTCCGAATTCTCATAATGCCGATGCCCGCAGTCCTGAAGATTTAAAAAAATGTATGAAGGTTGCCCGCCGTCTGCATGAATCCGGTTTAAAGGTGGATCATTCCTTTGATCTCCGTGAACGTATGGATTATTACGAAAAAATTGCAAACGAAAAAAACGGTATTTTCTATCATGATTACCATGAGGTCAGGCTCTTGATGAATGAGCTTTTGGAAATAGTCGAAAAGATGGAGAAACCTCAGGTTTTAAGCCATATAGATCTTGTTCCCGACAATTTTATAATCAATGGAGAAGATGTCCATTTAATTGACTGGGAATATGCTGCTATGTGCGATCCTCTTATAGATTTGGCTATGTTTTCCATATACGCTTATTACGATAACAAAGAACTTGAGAACTTAATGGAAATTTATTTTGAAAGACCTGTAAAAAAAGAGGAAAGAATACGTATTTATTGTTATGTCGCTCTTTCAGGTTTTTTATGGGCTCTTTGGACTTGCTATAAGGAGGCCTTGGGTGTCAGCTTTGGGGATTACGGTTTGAAGATGTACCGATATGCAAAGGATTATTATAAAAAAGTAAAGGAGATTATGGATAATGAACACTGA
- a CDS encoding sodium:alanine symporter family protein: protein MEQFLQNLTSLVSSANGFIWGVYFLIPLLCGTGLFFTIRLGGVQFTKFGSGWKRLFSNFSLSGKEAGKHGMSSFQAVATAIAAQVGTGNLVGAMTALIMGGPGAIFWMWLAALAGMATNFAEAAIAQIYKTKDDSGQTVGGPAYYISEGLKNKVGEGFAKFLAGFFAIAIILALGFMGNMVQANSISDAFQNAFHVPTWITGAVLAVIAGVIFMGGVKRIASVTEKVVPLMAIVYIVVGLIVVIINAGQIPSMFAMIFKGAFDPKAVWGGALGFGMGRAVRYGVARGLFSNEAGMGSTPHAHAVADVKHPVEQGVLGIVAVFIDTFIVLNVTVFTVLSSGVVKFEGSEPTMKGIKLVQEAFSQHLFGSTFGYLFIAICLLFFAFSTIIGWYYFGETNIRYLFGTKGLIPYQLLVVIFIFIGSLLKIDLVWELTDFFNGIMVIPNLIALLLLSGTVAKILKDYNKGLPYDASQYK, encoded by the coding sequence ATGGAACAATTTTTACAAAATCTTACAAGCCTGGTTTCTTCGGCTAACGGATTTATTTGGGGAGTTTACTTCCTCATTCCGCTTCTATGCGGTACCGGTTTGTTCTTTACAATCCGGTTAGGAGGAGTACAGTTTACAAAATTCGGAAGCGGCTGGAAACGCCTCTTCAGCAACTTTTCATTAAGCGGAAAAGAAGCCGGAAAGCACGGTATGAGTTCTTTCCAGGCTGTTGCAACAGCTATTGCCGCACAGGTAGGAACCGGAAACCTCGTAGGTGCTATGACAGCCCTCATCATGGGCGGTCCCGGAGCTATTTTCTGGATGTGGCTTGCAGCCCTCGCAGGTATGGCAACAAACTTTGCAGAAGCTGCCATCGCTCAAATTTACAAGACAAAGGATGATTCCGGTCAGACAGTAGGAGGTCCTGCCTACTACATTTCCGAAGGCTTAAAAAATAAGGTTGGAGAAGGCTTTGCAAAATTCCTTGCAGGTTTCTTTGCCATAGCAATTATTCTTGCTCTCGGATTTATGGGCAACATGGTTCAAGCCAACTCTATTTCCGATGCCTTCCAAAACGCCTTCCACGTTCCCACATGGATTACCGGTGCAGTTCTTGCAGTTATCGCGGGTGTTATCTTCATGGGCGGTGTTAAGCGAATTGCTTCGGTTACCGAAAAAGTAGTTCCCCTTATGGCTATTGTTTACATTGTAGTAGGTCTTATAGTTGTTATCATCAATGCAGGACAAATCCCCTCAATGTTTGCTATGATCTTCAAGGGAGCTTTTGACCCGAAGGCTGTTTGGGGCGGAGCCCTCGGCTTCGGAATGGGAAGAGCCGTACGATACGGTGTTGCCCGAGGTCTTTTCTCTAACGAAGCAGGTATGGGTTCTACACCTCATGCTCACGCAGTTGCTGACGTAAAACACCCGGTAGAACAGGGCGTTTTAGGTATTGTTGCAGTATTTATTGATACCTTCATCGTTTTAAACGTTACAGTATTCACCGTCTTGAGCTCAGGCGTTGTAAAGTTTGAAGGAAGCGAGCCCACAATGAAGGGAATTAAGCTTGTACAAGAAGCTTTCTCACAGCACTTGTTCGGCTCCACATTCGGATATCTCTTTATTGCTATCTGTCTTCTTTTCTTTGCCTTCTCAACAATCATCGGCTGGTACTACTTCGGTGAAACAAACATAAGATACCTATTCGGAACAAAGGGACTTATCCCATATCAGCTCCTAGTAGTTATCTTTATCTTTATCGGAAGCTTGCTTAAGATCGATTTGGTTTGGGAATTGACAGACTTCTTTAACGGAATTATGGTTATACCGAACCTTATAGCCTTGCTCTTATTAAGCGGAACCGTTGCTAAGATCTTAAAAGATTACAACAAGGGTCTCCCCTACGACGCAAGCCAGTATAAATAA
- a CDS encoding GrdX family protein: MQKDSQTNQRLIITNNPKVKTFYEEDRTGLKNRYELKFLDSRDEVFQKVRDLIHSNWKLLNHAMAGNIPLHKHPYRSMALEQQENLDTNSLILWESAMERVKRGKTPPYPDDVLEDFQELDYNLFSGSVKF; this comes from the coding sequence ATGCAAAAAGATTCACAAACTAATCAAAGACTTATTATTACAAATAACCCCAAGGTTAAGACCTTCTATGAAGAAGATAGGACAGGTTTAAAAAACCGCTATGAGCTTAAATTTTTGGACTCAAGAGACGAGGTTTTTCAAAAAGTAAGGGATTTGATTCATTCAAACTGGAAACTTTTAAACCATGCCATGGCAGGAAACATTCCCCTTCATAAACACCCGTATAGAAGCATGGCGTTGGAACAACAGGAAAATCTTGATACAAACTCTCTTATTTTGTGGGAATCGGCAATGGAACGAGTAAAAAGAGGTAAAACACCCCCTTACCCCGATGATGTCTTAGAAGACTTCCAAGAATTGGACTACAACTTGTTTTCAGGTTCGGTAAAATTTTAA
- a CDS encoding HD-GYP domain-containing protein, with protein sequence MNTYNAEHTKDLSFFNKNVYLDKKFLLLIPETPLTAELKAILNEWDFSLLYSDGEPSSFMSVRTDTSAGKDVLDSSKENEMISEKLKKQKEIMEETENKFWDFLRFTDKIFTDYTMKKILDPRFVFDKIKELCDFVKNDRKNILLIEMQKYSSPTNYLVMHSLRSSIFAIIIGIQLKMPPHRLIELGAACLLHEIGMFRLPPQYYMYDAPLSEEGKKALFTHPVLSYNILKTSSFSLPVCLGVLEHHERENGHGYPRGLTKEKISMYGKIIAVACSYEAATSPRPYKEAQDASSGIVEMIKNTNGQYDETILKALLYSLSFYPVGMYVHLSNGKIAKVIDVNPDDPRFPVVQIYGQTTPTGDPVIVQTKAKEITVKRQLSKEELKSIDRNSSSLF encoded by the coding sequence GTGAATACCTATAATGCAGAACATACAAAAGATTTATCATTTTTTAATAAAAATGTTTATTTGGATAAAAAATTTTTGCTTTTAATCCCGGAAACACCTTTGACGGCCGAGCTGAAGGCTATTTTAAACGAATGGGATTTTTCTCTCCTATATTCTGACGGAGAACCTTCAAGTTTTATGAGCGTAAGAACGGATACTTCCGCAGGTAAGGATGTTCTGGACTCAAGCAAGGAAAACGAAATGATTTCCGAAAAGTTAAAAAAACAAAAGGAAATTATGGAAGAAACGGAAAATAAATTCTGGGATTTCTTGAGATTTACGGATAAAATTTTTACCGATTATACAATGAAAAAGATTTTGGATCCCCGTTTTGTTTTTGATAAAATAAAAGAGCTCTGCGATTTTGTAAAAAACGATAGAAAAAACATCCTTCTAATCGAAATGCAAAAATACAGCTCTCCGACAAACTATTTGGTCATGCACTCGCTGCGCTCTTCAATTTTTGCCATCATTATAGGAATTCAGCTTAAAATGCCGCCTCATAGGCTCATAGAGCTTGGTGCAGCCTGTCTTTTACACGAAATAGGCATGTTCAGACTTCCGCCTCAATATTATATGTATGATGCCCCCTTAAGCGAGGAAGGAAAAAAGGCCTTATTTACACATCCTGTTCTATCTTATAATATTTTAAAAACATCTTCCTTTTCTTTACCCGTATGTTTAGGAGTTTTGGAGCATCACGAAAGAGAAAACGGACACGGATATCCGCGGGGCTTGACAAAAGAAAAAATTTCAATGTACGGTAAAATAATAGCCGTTGCATGTTCGTATGAGGCTGCTACATCTCCGCGTCCTTACAAGGAAGCTCAAGATGCTTCTTCAGGCATCGTGGAAATGATAAAGAATACGAACGGACAATATGATGAAACCATTTTAAAGGCCCTTCTTTATTCTCTATCCTTCTATCCTGTCGGAATGTATGTTCATCTTTCTAACGGAAAAATTGCAAAGGTAATAGATGTCAATCCCGATGATCCCAGATTTCCTGTTGTACAGATCTACGGCCAAACAACTCCAACCGGGGACCCCGTTATTGTACAAACAAAGGCAAAAGAGATTACCGTAAAAAGGCAGTTATCAAAAGAAGAGCTAAAAAGTATTGACCGTAACTCAAGTTCCCTATTTTAG
- a CDS encoding Smr/MutS family protein, with amino-acid sequence MSKNFGDILDEWEKITGKPYGKKQIKKDENSNKGTQAIRTKEDNSKKINPMEMWLRRYGVEDKDAQEEAASVDYARQRKILREMRCEDEIDLHGMTCDEAEAALNVFFENSIRRCLKKILIIHGKGNHSGGGAVLAPFVRRYLEKHKRAGESGHPKGADGGTGSTWVILK; translated from the coding sequence ATGAGTAAAAATTTCGGAGATATCTTGGACGAGTGGGAAAAAATTACGGGAAAGCCCTACGGAAAAAAGCAGATAAAAAAAGACGAGAATTCGAATAAAGGGACTCAAGCAATAAGGACTAAAGAAGATAATTCAAAAAAGATAAACCCTATGGAAATGTGGTTAAGGCGGTACGGCGTAGAAGATAAGGATGCCCAAGAAGAGGCTGCCTCAGTCGATTATGCAAGACAGCGTAAAATTTTGAGGGAGATGCGCTGTGAGGATGAGATAGACTTACACGGCATGACCTGTGATGAGGCCGAAGCCGCTTTAAATGTGTTTTTTGAAAATTCCATACGCCGCTGTTTAAAAAAAATTTTAATTATCCACGGCAAGGGGAACCACTCAGGAGGAGGAGCCGTTCTGGCCCCCTTTGTCCGCAGATATCTTGAAAAGCATAAGAGGGCAGGAGAGAGCGGGCATCCTAAAGGTGCAGACGGAGGAACAGGTTCTACCTGGGTAATCCTAAAATAG